Proteins from a single region of Streptomyces spectabilis:
- a CDS encoding alpha-galactosidase, which yields MIEVGEDGRMWLLSGPTSSYALRLTGSDELLHLHWGPRIALADAEALAAAPLPPERPFESRLDGHEEYPVEGGPRFVRPALSVRGGGVRGTEWRFASAWHDADELQLNFTDPVHHLAVLLDYRLRADVVERYAVVMHQGPAGSPDVELLRADSATWTLPRRERWRLSQLHGRWAAESRLVRSGLTYGERVIGSRRGHTGHQHLPWVALDADGATEEHGEVYGCALGWSGSWRVAVHQLPDGAVQITGGSGHDDSGQQVLAPGTAVVTPVFAGLWSDGGFGGASRAWHAYQRAHVIPDADEVRPVLYNSWEATGFDISDEQQRDLAERAAEMGVELFVVDDAWFGRRVSDRAGLGDWTPNPQRFPGGLKPLADHVRGLGMRFGIWVEPEMVNADSDLYRAHPDWVQHHPGRTRTEFRNQLVLNVARKDVREHLWERLDALLSGAPIDYVKWDFNRCFTDPGWPGEADPQRLWSAHVHAVYDLIDRLRAAHPSVAFESCSGGGGRVDLGIIARTDQVWTSDNTDPADRLAIQHGFSQVHPARVMAAWVTDSPNTQLNGRVSSLRFRFVSAMAGVLGVGGDLTRWSQAELAEARGWVELYKEIRPVVQLGDLYRLRAPDEGLGAVQYVRGDEAVVLAWLRAQAYGERPPPVRLRGLDPAAAYACRDTGAVHRGAVLLHHGLHTGLSGDLDAAVFRLRRVAAASSAP from the coding sequence ATGATCGAGGTCGGCGAGGACGGTCGTATGTGGCTCCTCTCGGGGCCCACCAGCAGCTACGCGCTCCGCCTCACCGGCAGTGACGAACTGCTGCACCTGCACTGGGGCCCGCGGATCGCCCTGGCCGACGCCGAGGCCCTGGCCGCCGCGCCGCTGCCGCCCGAGCGGCCCTTCGAGTCCCGCCTCGACGGGCACGAGGAGTACCCCGTGGAGGGCGGCCCGCGCTTCGTGCGGCCCGCGCTCTCGGTGCGCGGCGGCGGGGTGCGGGGCACGGAGTGGCGGTTCGCGAGCGCCTGGCACGACGCGGACGAGCTCCAGCTGAACTTCACCGACCCCGTGCACCACCTGGCGGTGCTGCTCGACTACCGCCTGCGCGCCGACGTGGTCGAGCGGTACGCGGTCGTCATGCACCAGGGGCCCGCCGGGTCGCCCGACGTGGAGCTGCTGCGCGCCGACTCGGCCACCTGGACCCTGCCGCGCCGCGAGCGCTGGCGCCTGTCCCAGCTGCACGGGCGCTGGGCCGCGGAGTCGCGCCTCGTGCGCTCCGGGCTCACGTACGGGGAGCGGGTCATCGGCAGCCGCCGGGGGCACACCGGGCACCAGCACCTGCCCTGGGTGGCGCTCGACGCCGACGGCGCCACCGAGGAGCACGGTGAGGTCTACGGCTGCGCGCTCGGCTGGTCCGGGTCGTGGCGCGTCGCGGTGCACCAACTCCCGGACGGCGCCGTGCAGATCACCGGCGGCTCGGGGCACGACGACTCGGGACAGCAGGTGCTCGCGCCCGGCACGGCGGTCGTCACGCCGGTGTTCGCCGGCCTGTGGAGCGACGGCGGCTTCGGCGGGGCGAGCCGGGCCTGGCACGCCTACCAGCGCGCGCACGTCATCCCGGACGCCGACGAGGTGCGGCCGGTGCTCTACAACTCCTGGGAGGCCACCGGCTTCGACATCTCCGACGAGCAGCAGCGGGACCTCGCGGAGCGGGCCGCCGAGATGGGCGTCGAGCTGTTCGTCGTCGACGACGCGTGGTTCGGCCGGCGCGTCAGCGACCGGGCCGGGCTCGGCGACTGGACGCCGAACCCGCAGCGGTTCCCGGGCGGCCTGAAGCCGCTCGCGGACCACGTCCGCGGCCTGGGCATGCGGTTCGGGATCTGGGTGGAGCCGGAGATGGTGAACGCGGACAGCGACCTGTACCGCGCGCACCCCGACTGGGTGCAGCACCACCCGGGCCGCACCCGTACGGAGTTCCGCAACCAGCTCGTCCTCAACGTCGCGCGGAAGGACGTGCGGGAGCATCTGTGGGAGCGGCTGGACGCGCTGCTCTCCGGCGCCCCGATCGACTATGTGAAGTGGGACTTCAACCGCTGCTTCACGGACCCCGGCTGGCCCGGGGAAGCCGACCCGCAGCGGCTGTGGTCCGCGCACGTGCACGCCGTCTACGACCTCATCGACCGGCTGCGGGCCGCGCACCCCTCCGTCGCCTTCGAGTCCTGCTCTGGCGGCGGCGGCCGGGTCGACCTCGGCATCATCGCCCGTACCGACCAGGTGTGGACCTCGGACAACACCGACCCGGCGGACCGCCTCGCCATCCAGCACGGGTTCAGTCAGGTGCACCCCGCGCGCGTGATGGCCGCCTGGGTCACCGACAGCCCCAACACCCAGCTCAACGGGCGGGTCAGTTCGCTGCGGTTCCGGTTCGTCAGCGCCATGGCCGGGGTGCTCGGCGTCGGCGGCGACCTCACCCGGTGGAGCCAGGCGGAGCTGGCCGAGGCGCGCGGCTGGGTGGAGCTGTACAAGGAGATCAGGCCCGTCGTGCAGCTCGGCGACCTCTACCGGCTCCGGGCGCCCGACGAGGGGCTCGGCGCGGTGCAGTACGTGCGGGGCGACGAGGCCGTCGTGCTCGCCTGGCTGCGGGCGCAGGCGTACGGCGAACGACCGCCGCCGGTGCGGCTGCGCGGGCTCGACCCCGCGGCGGC
- a CDS encoding tyrosine-protein phosphatase — MTQQVPSTEPELAGVRNFRDVGGLPTVDGRRVRHGVLFRSGHLAHATAADAVFLASLGLHTVFDFRNAADQRLEGPDVELPGVRNVNLPLTDPADGAEFWKMVRDGDLDQLRSILSDGKAAERMASSYRTIIRERTAEHGRVLHALAEDSVPALMHCAAGKDRAGLSIAVALLAVGVEREAIEADYLESNAAHRRYKVHRSSTSPDAMSAEVMELLSPLFDARAEYLAAAFATIEQTWGDTETYLTRGLGLAPATRERLRERLLD; from the coding sequence GTGACGCAGCAGGTTCCGTCGACCGAACCCGAGCTTGCCGGTGTGCGCAACTTCCGTGACGTGGGCGGGCTTCCGACCGTCGACGGCCGCCGGGTCCGGCACGGCGTGCTCTTCCGCAGTGGGCACCTCGCACACGCCACCGCCGCCGACGCCGTGTTCCTCGCGTCGCTCGGCCTGCACACGGTCTTCGACTTCCGCAACGCCGCGGACCAGCGCCTCGAGGGCCCGGACGTGGAGCTGCCGGGCGTGCGCAACGTGAATCTACCGCTGACCGACCCCGCCGACGGCGCCGAGTTCTGGAAGATGGTGCGCGACGGCGACCTGGACCAGCTGCGCTCGATCCTGTCCGACGGCAAGGCCGCCGAGCGCATGGCGTCCTCGTACCGCACGATCATCCGGGAGCGCACGGCCGAGCACGGCCGGGTGCTGCACGCGCTCGCCGAGGACAGCGTGCCCGCGCTGATGCACTGTGCGGCGGGCAAGGACCGCGCGGGCCTGTCGATCGCCGTCGCGCTGCTCGCCGTCGGCGTGGAGCGCGAGGCGATCGAGGCGGACTACCTGGAGTCGAACGCGGCGCACCGCCGCTACAAGGTGCACCGCAGCAGCACCTCGCCGGACGCCATGTCGGCCGAGGTCATGGAGCTCCTGAGCCCGCTGTTCGACGCCCGCGCCGAGTATCTGGCGGCGGCCTTCGCCACCATCGAGCAGACGTGGGGCGACACCGAGACCTACCTCACCCGGGGGCTCGGCCTCGCGCCTGCGACGCGCGAGCGGCTGCGCGAGCGACTGCTCGACTGA